The following proteins come from a genomic window of Miscanthus floridulus cultivar M001 chromosome 2, ASM1932011v1, whole genome shotgun sequence:
- the LOC136513624 gene encoding serine/threonine-protein phosphatase 7 long form homolog, producing MWAYLWDQVRVPHTRIDRAYIEYTNKLDTLTTSSVEWEPYGGEDALPFQLSNVCGADDYFYSMRCPLICFYAVEYHLPDRVACQFGVRQLWPMPLFSTGVDLHKLDRQRNKKIFDWERHHQSYIEEWEEMHDNVDDNNEMHTNREFRWYQAWYRRATRCRLRLQWTETDYANIESSDDEDTAYDQSTRAGRQEILYIRFVHEYRITKQQ from the exons atgtgggcgtacctttgggatcaggtcagggttccgcacacaaggatagaccgggcgtacattgagtacacGAACAAGCTAGATACGCTGAcgacgtctagt gtggagtgggagccgtatggtggagaggatgcacttccttttcagctgagcaacgTCTGTGGagccgacgactacttctatagcatgaggtgccctctaatatgcttctatgctgtcgagtaccacctgccagatagggttgcatgccaatttggagtgagacagctttggcctatgcctctgttctcgactggcgttgacttacacaa gttggatcgtcagaggaacaagaagatttttgactgggagaggcaccaccagtcctacattgaggaatgggaggagatgcacgacaacgtggacgacaacaacgagatgcacacgaaccgtgagttcagatggtaccaagcttggtaccggcGTGCGACACGGTGCAGGCTGAGGCTACAGTGGACCGAAACTGACTACGccaacatcgagtcctccgacgatgaagacacggcgtacgaccagtcaactcgtgcaggaaggcag GAAATATTGTACATACGCTTTGTACATGAATAtaggattaccaagcaacagtga
- the LOC136540083 gene encoding pathogenesis-related protein 1-like: protein MASANSWTLEIASPVAAARLFRAAVLDWHTLAPKVASHVVASAHPVEGDGAVGSVRQFNFTSVMPFSFTKERLDFLDLDKCECKNTLIEGGAIGVSIETATSHIKVEPAADGGSLVKVESTYKLLPGVEVKDEIAKAKEAVTAIFKGAEAYLVANPDAYN from the exons ATGGCCTCCGCCAACAGCTGGACCCTCGAGATCGCGTCGCCGGTGGCCGCGGCGCGCCTGTTCCGCGCCGCCGTGTTGGACTGGCACACCCTGGCGCCCAAGGTCGCCTCCCACGTCGTCGCCAGCGCCCACCCCGTGGAGGGCGACGGCGCCGTTGGCAGCGTCAGGCAGTTCAACTTCACCTCAG TCATGCCGTTCTCCTTCACGAAGGAGAGGCTCGACTTCCTGGACCTGGACAAGTGCGAGTGCAAGAACACGCTCATCGAGGGCGGCGCCATCGGCGTTTCCATCGAGACGGCGACGTCGCACATCAAGGTGGAGCCCGCGGCCGACGGCGGCAGCCTGGTGAAGGTGGAGTCGACCTACAAGCTGCTGCCGGGCGTGGAAGTCAAAGACGAGATCGCCAAGGCCAAGGAGGCAGTCACCGCCATCTTCAAGGGTGCCGAGGCCTACCTCGTCGCCAACCCCGACGCCTACAACTAA
- the LOC136540081 gene encoding pathogenesis-related protein 1-like, with protein sequence MASTRSWTLEIASPVAAARLFRAAVLDWHTLAPKVASHVVASAHPVEGDGAVGSVRQFNFTSVMPFSFTKERLDFLDLDKCECKNTLIEGGAIGVSIETATSHIKVEPAADGGSLVKVESTYKLLPGVEVKDEVAKAKEAVTAIFKGAEAYLVANPDAYN encoded by the exons ATGGCCTCCACCAGAAGCTGGACCCTCGAGATCGCGTCGCCGGTGGCCGCGGCGCGCCTGTTCCGCGCCGCCGTGTTGGACTGGCACACCCTGGCGCCCAAGGTCGCCTCCCACGTCGTCGCCAGCGCCCACCCCGTGGAGGGCGACGGCGCCGTTGGCAGCGTCAGGCAGTTCAACTTCACCTCAG TCATGCCGTTCTCCTTCACGAAGGAGAGGCTCGACTTCCTGGACCTGGACAAGTGCGAGTGCAAGAACACGCTCATCGAGGGCGGCGCCATCGGCGTTTCCATCGAGACGGCGACGTCGCACATCAAGGTGGAGCCCGCGGCCGACGGCGGCAGCCTGGTGAAGGTGGAGTCGACCTACAAGCTGCTGCCGGGCGTGGAGGTCAAAGACGAGGTCGCCAAGGCCAAGGAGGCAGTCACCGCCATCTTCAAGGGTGCCGAGGCCTACCTCGTCGCCAACCCCGACGCCTACAACTAA
- the LOC136540082 gene encoding pathogenesis-related protein 1-like, with amino-acid sequence MASTRSWTLEIASPVAAARLFRAAVLDWHTLAPKVASHVVASAHPVEGDGAVGSVRQFNFTSVMPFSFTKERLDFLDLDKCECKNTLIEGGAIGVSIETATSHIKVEPAADGGSLVKVESTYKLLPGVEVKHEVAKAKEAVTAIFKGAEAYLVANPDAYN; translated from the exons ATGGCCTCCACCAGAAGCTGGACCCTCGAGATCGCGTCGCCGGTGGCCGCGGCGCGCCTGTTCCGCGCCGCCGTGTTGGACTGGCACACCCTGGCGCCCAAGGTCGCCTCCCACGTCGTCGCCAGCGCCCACCCCGTGGAGGGCGACGGCGCCGTTGGCAGCGTCAGGCAGTTCAACTTCACCTCAG TCATGCCGTTCTCCTTCACGAAGGAGAGGCTCGACTTCCTGGACCTGGACAAGTGCGAGTGCAAGAACACGCTCATCGAGGGCGGCGCCATCGGCGTTTCCATCGAGACGGCGACGTCGCACATCAAGGTGGAGCCCGCGGCCGACGGCGGCAGCCTGGTGAAGGTGGAGTCGACCTACAAGCTGCTGCCGGGCGTGGAGGTCAAACACGAGGTCGCCAAGGCCAAGGAGGCAGTCACCGCCATCTTCAAGGGTGCCGAGGCCTACCTCGTCGCCAACCCCGACGCCTACAACTAA